One stretch of Arcobacter sp. F155 DNA includes these proteins:
- a CDS encoding lysophospholipid acyltransferase family protein, giving the protein MIDVQKEIAKKFPNINKNPNFLKKSLINIAKKVVHENSINEFLEKHSHLKGFEFVDAVLDYFNFDYTVSSNDLQNIPSTGKVVIIANHPLGGLDALSLLKLVGTIRTDVKIVANDFLVGIDALKSLFIPIDNYKMRQSKKDIQSVYNALNNDEAVIIFPAGEVSRASAKGVKDPSWNKGFLNFAINTNAPILPIFIGGKNSKTFYTMSVLNKTFSTLLLSHEMFKKKSTNINIKIGQIIPNENIKPKGLDKKYLVNIYKKHLYALKKGKKSFFETQKAIAHPQKKEDIIKELKKSKLIGETKDGKKIYLYDYEEDSVVLKELGRLRELSFRKVGEGINKKRDTDKYDIYYQHIILWDENDLEIVGSYRIGNGKFINENLGVKGFYSNTLFKYNNRFIPYLKDSIELGRSFVQPKYWGTRALDYLWYGIGAYLKNHPEIKYMFGPVSISGNFPSAAKDLMVFHYSYYYANDEEMVEAKIPYQYSSHSLDLRSIFEYKSRKEDFKILKSSLNSIGVAVPTLFKQYSDICEEGGVKFLGFNVDPDFSDCLDGFILVDVEKIKDSARKRYIG; this is encoded by the coding sequence ATGATAGATGTTCAAAAAGAGATAGCAAAGAAGTTTCCAAATATAAATAAAAACCCAAACTTCTTGAAAAAATCTTTAATTAACATTGCAAAAAAAGTTGTACATGAAAACTCAATAAATGAATTTTTAGAAAAACACTCACACCTAAAAGGTTTTGAGTTTGTTGATGCTGTATTAGACTATTTTAACTTTGACTATACAGTTTCAAGTAATGATTTACAAAACATTCCAAGTACTGGAAAAGTAGTAATTATTGCTAACCACCCACTTGGAGGATTAGATGCACTATCTTTATTAAAACTTGTTGGAACAATTAGAACTGATGTAAAGATTGTTGCAAATGATTTTTTAGTTGGAATTGATGCTTTAAAATCACTTTTCATTCCAATTGATAACTATAAAATGAGACAATCAAAAAAAGATATCCAATCAGTTTACAATGCTTTAAATAATGATGAAGCTGTGATTATATTCCCAGCAGGAGAAGTTAGCCGTGCTAGTGCAAAAGGAGTAAAAGATCCTTCTTGGAACAAAGGTTTTTTAAATTTTGCAATAAATACAAATGCTCCAATTTTACCTATTTTTATTGGTGGCAAAAACTCTAAAACTTTTTATACTATGTCGGTTTTAAATAAGACATTCTCAACACTTCTACTTTCCCATGAGATGTTTAAAAAGAAATCAACAAATATAAATATAAAGATAGGACAGATTATTCCAAATGAGAATATCAAACCAAAAGGTTTAGATAAGAAGTATCTTGTAAATATTTATAAAAAGCATCTATATGCTCTAAAAAAAGGCAAAAAGTCATTCTTTGAAACACAAAAAGCTATTGCTCATCCTCAGAAAAAAGAGGACATTATAAAAGAGCTTAAAAAGTCAAAGCTAATAGGTGAAACAAAAGATGGCAAAAAAATCTACCTTTATGATTATGAAGAGGATTCTGTAGTTTTAAAAGAGTTAGGAAGACTAAGGGAACTATCTTTTAGAAAAGTTGGTGAAGGTATAAACAAAAAAAGAGATACAGATAAGTATGATATTTATTATCAACACATCATTCTTTGGGATGAAAATGACTTAGAGATAGTTGGCTCATATAGAATAGGAAATGGTAAATTTATCAATGAAAACCTTGGGGTAAAAGGTTTTTACTCTAATACTTTGTTTAAATATAACAATAGATTTATTCCATATTTAAAAGACTCAATAGAGCTTGGAAGAAGTTTTGTACAACCAAAATATTGGGGAACAAGAGCCTTAGACTATCTTTGGTATGGAATTGGAGCATATTTAAAAAATCATCCTGAAATAAAATATATGTTTGGTCCAGTATCAATCTCAGGAAATTTCCCGAGTGCAGCAAAAGACTTAATGGTATTTCACTACTCATACTACTATGCAAATGATGAAGAGATGGTTGAAGCAAAAATACCATATCAATACTCTTCTCATAGTTTAGATTTAAGGTCAATCTTTGAATATAAAAGTAGAAAAGAGGACTTTAAAATTTTAAAATCAAGTCTAAATAGTATTGGAGTTGCGGTTCCTACACTATTTAAACAGTACTCAGATATTTGTGAAGAAGGTGGTGTTAAATTTTTAGGATTTAATGTTGACCCTGATTTCTCAGATTGTTTAGATGGTTTTATTTTAGTTGATGTAGAAAAAATCAAAGATAGTGCAAGAAAAAGATATATAGGCTAA